In Novipirellula artificiosorum, the following proteins share a genomic window:
- the tssF gene encoding type VI secretion system baseplate subunit TssF, protein MSDRLLPYYNQELEFLRRFGSQFASEHPKIAGRLRLGDDLSEDPHVSRIIEAFSLLAARTRLKIDDDFPEITHALLGVLYPHYLAPIPSTAVVEFSIDKRQADLVGGYGIEAGESVETESTSDGVCQFRTAYPVKLFPIGVTAASYRGQPFSCPATDAIGKSESVLHLHLNSFRSSVPIGSMDISELRFFIRGLSRASMDLYELIHGGCVEVLLAKSPDDPSPIRLSSDAIQRVGFAKDEGLLPHQARTFDGYRLLTEYFAAPEKFMFFDIKGINAKRLAGIGDSLHVFILLRRHIGDIEPFVAADTIRLGCTPVVNLFEHRAEPIRVTHGASEYRIVPDARQPRAFEVHTVTRVTGIDASNQEMIYHPFYSIRHAAEREKRRGFYHLMRREAERSGGDVDRATDVYLSLVDLDFLPQESAGTVLDIRMLCTSRNLPERLEFGGGRPRLQLVRGGPVNAPKCVTQPRPAIRPPVGKGTSWRLISHLALGHVSLFDQSNGASALREILSLYEFVQSSDLRQRIDSIRSVHYQHGVARCHSGAATGGTTFCRGLDIDLMVDEDKLSSGGAYLLGSVLEQFLALYATINSFTRTRLLSTLREEPIAKWPARSGRKTLL, encoded by the coding sequence GTGAGCGATCGATTGCTACCCTATTACAACCAGGAGCTTGAGTTTCTTAGGCGTTTTGGTTCGCAGTTCGCTTCAGAACATCCCAAGATCGCTGGTCGGCTGCGTTTGGGCGATGACTTGTCCGAGGATCCGCACGTCTCGCGAATCATCGAAGCATTCTCCTTGCTGGCCGCACGAACTCGGCTAAAGATCGACGACGATTTTCCTGAAATCACCCATGCGCTGCTCGGTGTGCTTTATCCTCACTACCTTGCCCCCATTCCCTCGACGGCGGTTGTTGAATTTTCGATCGACAAGCGGCAAGCGGACCTCGTCGGTGGCTATGGTATTGAGGCTGGCGAAAGCGTGGAAACGGAATCAACCTCCGATGGCGTTTGTCAATTTCGCACAGCCTACCCCGTCAAGTTGTTTCCCATTGGAGTCACCGCAGCCTCGTATCGTGGGCAACCCTTTTCATGCCCTGCGACCGATGCGATTGGCAAGAGTGAATCGGTGCTGCATTTGCATCTGAATAGCTTTCGTTCGTCGGTACCCATCGGCAGCATGGACATTTCGGAACTGCGTTTTTTCATCCGAGGGCTGTCGCGGGCATCAATGGATCTGTACGAATTGATTCACGGCGGCTGTGTGGAAGTGCTGTTGGCAAAATCACCAGACGATCCAAGTCCGATTCGCCTGAGTTCGGACGCGATTCAACGAGTCGGTTTTGCAAAGGACGAAGGCTTGCTGCCACACCAAGCGAGAACCTTTGACGGCTACCGATTGTTGACCGAGTATTTTGCGGCTCCTGAGAAGTTCATGTTTTTCGACATCAAGGGAATCAACGCGAAGCGGTTGGCTGGGATTGGCGATTCGTTGCACGTGTTCATTCTGTTGCGGCGGCACATCGGTGACATCGAGCCGTTTGTGGCTGCCGATACGATCCGATTAGGCTGCACGCCGGTGGTGAATTTGTTCGAGCACCGTGCCGAACCGATTCGTGTAACGCATGGCGCGTCAGAGTATCGCATCGTTCCCGATGCTCGACAGCCGCGTGCGTTTGAAGTCCACACGGTGACTCGGGTCACCGGGATTGACGCAAGCAATCAAGAGATGATCTATCACCCTTTCTATTCGATTCGTCACGCGGCTGAACGAGAGAAGCGACGCGGCTTCTATCATCTGATGCGCCGCGAGGCAGAGAGGAGTGGCGGAGATGTTGACCGTGCCACAGACGTCTATCTGTCGTTAGTGGATCTTGATTTTCTACCACAGGAATCCGCCGGGACGGTGCTGGACATCCGCATGCTTTGCACCAGCCGGAATTTGCCGGAACGATTGGAGTTTGGAGGCGGACGACCCCGTTTGCAATTGGTTCGTGGCGGCCCAGTCAACGCACCCAAATGTGTCACTCAGCCGCGACCCGCGATTCGACCTCCGGTGGGCAAGGGAACCAGTTGGCGTTTGATTAGCCATCTTGCGTTGGGGCACGTTTCGCTATTCGATCAGAGCAACGGTGCTTCGGCACTGCGCGAGATTTTGAGTCTTTATGAATTTGTCCAAAGCAGTGACCTCCGTCAGCGTATCGATTCGATCCGATCGGTGCATTACCAGCACGGCGTGGCACGTTGCCATTCGGGTGCGGCAACCGGCGGCACCACGTTTTGTCGTGGCTTGGATATCGATCTGATGGTGGATGAGGACAAGTTGAGCAGCGGTGGTGCGTACTTGCTCGGCTCGGTCTTGGAGCAATTTCTTGCGCTGTATGCAACCATCAATTCATTCACCCGAACACGACTTTTGAGCACTTTACGCGAAGAGCCGATTGCGAAATGGCCAGCCCGATCCGGAAGAAAAACCCTTCTGTAA
- the tssH gene encoding type VI secretion system ATPase TssH, whose protein sequence is MSQLNLKELVGKLNNTCRASLEAAAGLCLSRTNYNIEIEHWLLKLLENDRSDLTIASKASGVDVSRLTTDLTRAIDKFKTGNGRPPALSPNVVDLIRDAWLFGSIDQGVGKVRSGHLLVALLASNSLRGTALDASQEFEAVNPDAIARDFAVILAESDEEHVPMTSGSAPGATGGPGTPGRGPTKTPSLDQFTIDLTGRAASGAIDPVLGRDHEIRQIIDILTRRRQNNPILTGEAGVGKTAVVEGFALRVASGDVPPSIQNVQIRTLDLGLLQAGAGMKGEFENRLKGVIDEVKASPIPIILFIDEAHTMIGAGGQAGQTDAANLLKPALARGELRTIAATTWAEYKKYFEKDAALARRFQVVKVEEPDVPVAIEMMRGLVETLESHHRVRVLNEAVVDAVVLSSRYISGRQLPDKSVSLLDTACARIGLSQTATPSAVEDAQRRIDQFKLSIKIFQREQQTGTDHEKTIVECEQQLALAEEALDSLTGQWEQEKALVQQIQKLRHQITGDPIGLAVVAEEAKEEEETPPAGPETSQAPDCSEMPGVEPGPATPTTEELAQFKSELVTAEKELRKVQGENPLMFPCVDSSAVAQTVAAWTGIPVGRMVSNEIQTVLNLKEMMEESIVGQSHALDRIAQSIRTSRAQLRDPRMPIGVFLLAGTSGVGKTETAITLANLLYGGEQNMTVLNMSEFKEEHKVALLMGSPPGYVGYGEGGVLTEAIRRKPYSVVLLDEMEKAHPGIQDVFYQVFDKGNMKDGEGRDIDFKNTVIIMTTNAGTDLIKSICNDPDTMPDPDDFITAVFPELLKTFKPAFLGRVSVIPYYPLNDEVMTRITRLKLDKVAKRVTESYGAEFTYADAVVDAIRARCTEVDTGARNVDHILNRTLLPELSAQVLAKLAEGKGISKIAIGSDDAGFTYEVFAADAGN, encoded by the coding sequence ATGTCGCAACTGAATTTGAAAGAACTCGTTGGCAAATTAAACAACACTTGTCGCGCGTCGCTCGAAGCGGCTGCCGGTTTGTGCCTTTCGCGGACCAACTACAACATTGAAATCGAGCATTGGCTCTTGAAGTTGCTCGAGAACGATCGTAGTGATCTTACGATTGCATCGAAAGCGTCGGGGGTCGACGTATCTCGATTGACCACCGATTTGACGCGTGCGATTGACAAGTTCAAAACCGGCAACGGTCGTCCGCCCGCCTTGTCCCCCAATGTGGTCGACTTGATTCGCGATGCATGGCTATTCGGGTCGATTGATCAGGGTGTTGGAAAAGTCCGCAGCGGGCACTTGCTGGTCGCATTGTTAGCGTCCAATTCGCTTCGCGGTACCGCACTGGATGCCTCGCAGGAGTTCGAAGCAGTCAACCCCGACGCGATCGCGCGAGACTTTGCTGTGATCTTGGCAGAGTCCGATGAGGAGCATGTGCCGATGACCAGCGGCAGCGCGCCTGGGGCGACGGGCGGACCGGGAACGCCGGGACGCGGGCCGACCAAGACGCCTTCACTTGATCAATTCACCATCGACCTGACGGGGCGTGCCGCCAGCGGTGCAATCGATCCGGTACTGGGACGTGATCACGAAATCCGTCAAATCATTGACATTTTAACGCGTCGCCGACAAAACAACCCGATCCTGACCGGCGAAGCGGGCGTGGGAAAAACCGCGGTCGTGGAAGGGTTCGCCCTGCGAGTCGCATCAGGAGACGTGCCACCGTCGATTCAAAATGTTCAAATTCGCACACTCGACCTAGGGCTGCTGCAAGCCGGTGCAGGAATGAAGGGCGAGTTCGAAAACCGATTGAAGGGAGTAATCGATGAAGTCAAAGCGTCACCCATCCCAATCATCCTGTTCATCGACGAAGCACACACGATGATCGGTGCCGGCGGCCAAGCGGGCCAAACCGACGCCGCCAACCTTCTCAAGCCGGCCTTGGCACGCGGTGAACTGAGGACAATCGCGGCGACCACTTGGGCTGAATACAAGAAGTACTTCGAGAAGGACGCTGCACTGGCACGCCGTTTCCAAGTGGTCAAGGTCGAGGAGCCGGACGTGCCGGTTGCGATCGAAATGATGCGTGGACTCGTCGAAACACTCGAATCACATCACAGAGTCCGTGTTTTGAACGAAGCGGTTGTCGATGCGGTAGTGCTTTCAAGCCGTTACATCAGTGGGCGGCAATTGCCGGACAAGTCCGTCAGCTTACTCGACACCGCTTGTGCCAGGATCGGATTGAGCCAGACGGCGACACCGTCGGCGGTAGAAGATGCGCAGCGACGGATTGATCAGTTCAAACTGTCCATCAAGATTTTTCAGCGTGAACAGCAAACAGGCACGGATCACGAGAAAACGATTGTGGAATGCGAACAGCAACTCGCGTTAGCCGAGGAAGCATTGGACTCGTTGACGGGCCAGTGGGAACAGGAAAAAGCACTCGTTCAGCAGATCCAAAAGCTGCGACATCAGATCACCGGCGATCCGATCGGGTTGGCGGTGGTAGCGGAAGAGGCAAAGGAAGAAGAGGAAACGCCACCGGCCGGACCAGAAACATCGCAAGCACCCGACTGCTCCGAAATGCCCGGGGTCGAACCGGGACCCGCCACTCCCACGACCGAAGAACTTGCCCAATTCAAGTCAGAGCTTGTCACAGCAGAGAAAGAACTTCGCAAAGTCCAGGGCGAAAATCCGCTCATGTTTCCCTGTGTCGATTCCTCCGCCGTCGCGCAAACGGTTGCGGCGTGGACCGGAATTCCTGTGGGACGGATGGTCAGCAACGAGATTCAAACGGTGCTCAACTTAAAAGAAATGATGGAAGAATCGATCGTCGGCCAGTCGCATGCATTGGATCGTATCGCACAGAGTATTCGGACCAGCCGCGCGCAGCTGCGCGATCCCCGCATGCCGATCGGCGTTTTCCTGTTGGCCGGAACGAGCGGGGTGGGAAAAACCGAAACCGCAATCACGCTGGCCAATTTGCTTTACGGTGGCGAGCAGAATATGACCGTACTGAACATGTCCGAGTTCAAGGAAGAGCATAAGGTCGCCTTGCTGATGGGATCGCCTCCGGGCTATGTGGGCTACGGTGAGGGTGGCGTGTTGACCGAAGCGATCCGTCGGAAGCCCTATTCGGTCGTTCTGCTAGATGAAATGGAAAAAGCGCATCCAGGGATCCAGGATGTGTTCTATCAAGTCTTTGACAAAGGAAATATGAAGGATGGCGAAGGACGCGACATCGACTTCAAAAACACGGTGATTATCATGACCACAAATGCCGGTACGGATTTGATCAAAAGCATTTGTAACGATCCTGACACGATGCCCGATCCAGATGACTTTATCACAGCCGTTTTTCCTGAACTGCTCAAGACGTTCAAACCGGCTTTCTTGGGACGTGTCAGTGTGATCCCCTACTATCCGCTTAATGACGAGGTGATGACGAGGATCACACGATTGAAACTCGACAAGGTCGCAAAACGTGTCACTGAAAGTTATGGGGCGGAGTTTACCTATGCCGACGCGGTCGTCGATGCGATTCGTGCCCGCTGTACCGAAGTCGATACCGGTGCCAGAAATGTCGACCACATTCTCAACCGCACGTTGCTCCCCGAGCTATCCGCTCAAGTGCTGGCGAAGCTCGCCGAAGGCAAAGGAATCTCCAAGATCGCAATCGGTTCGGACGACGCAGGATTCACCTACGAAGTGTTCGCTGCGGATGCTGGTAACTGA
- the tssG gene encoding type VI secretion system baseplate subunit TssG, whose translation MASPIRKKNPSVIDRLVTQPHRFSFYQAVRLLLASGAARSLGANEGRVGTIENASAEAIRFRSQAALEFPATEIVSVKVPPSQSDDLDGDANGRGQDRSPIEMEIAFWGLVGPVGALPNHYTQLVIDRARDHDTSLLDFLDLFSHRQLSLFYRAWEKYFVPAGVERALRQHDPAADLLRESLLSIVGRGTRNVRDRLEILDDVCVYYGGLFNDRPNAESLSQMVADFLGLDTQVLSLFGQWLLLPPSEQSRLGALDGHSRLGTDTVLGEKVWDPTSKFRISIGPVRYKDFLSLMPTGDSLIPISQLIRSYVGCEFSFDLQVVLIASEIPPCQLGGVSRSELPQANLGWNTWLCSQTPTKDSHDAVFQHDGSPLA comes from the coding sequence ATGGCCAGCCCGATCCGGAAGAAAAACCCTTCTGTAATCGATCGGCTGGTAACACAGCCGCATCGATTTTCCTTTTACCAAGCGGTGCGGTTGCTGCTCGCGTCGGGTGCCGCACGCTCCCTCGGTGCAAACGAAGGCCGAGTTGGAACGATTGAGAACGCGTCGGCAGAAGCGATTCGATTTCGATCACAAGCGGCGTTGGAGTTTCCAGCGACCGAAATTGTCTCGGTGAAGGTGCCGCCATCGCAATCCGATGATCTGGATGGTGACGCAAATGGGCGTGGCCAAGATCGATCGCCAATCGAAATGGAAATCGCGTTTTGGGGATTGGTCGGGCCGGTCGGAGCGCTTCCGAATCATTACACTCAGTTGGTGATTGATCGTGCTCGCGACCACGACACGTCGCTGCTTGACTTCTTGGATTTGTTCTCGCACCGACAGCTATCGTTGTTTTATCGCGCCTGGGAGAAGTACTTTGTCCCAGCCGGTGTCGAGCGAGCGCTGCGCCAGCACGATCCTGCCGCCGACCTACTACGTGAATCGTTGTTGTCGATCGTCGGACGAGGGACGCGAAACGTTCGTGATCGGTTAGAGATTCTAGACGATGTGTGCGTTTACTACGGTGGACTGTTCAATGATCGGCCCAACGCGGAATCGCTCAGCCAAATGGTGGCCGACTTCCTTGGCCTCGATACGCAGGTCTTGTCGCTATTCGGTCAATGGCTGTTGTTACCACCGTCAGAGCAATCGCGACTGGGTGCACTCGACGGGCACAGTCGGCTGGGCACCGACACGGTCCTCGGAGAAAAAGTTTGGGATCCGACGTCGAAGTTTCGCATCAGCATCGGCCCGGTACGGTATAAAGATTTTCTGAGTCTGATGCCAACGGGTGATTCCTTAATTCCAATTTCGCAGCTGATCCGCAGCTATGTTGGCTGTGAGTTCTCATTCGATCTCCAAGTTGTTTTGATCGCCAGTGAGATTCCGCCTTGTCAACTCGGCGGTGTCAGCAGGTCGGAACTCCCTCAAGCGAACTTGGGGTGGAACACATGGCTGTGTAGCCAGACGCCAACGAAGGATAGCCACGATGCCGTCTTCCAACACGATGGTTCACCCTTGGCCTAA
- a CDS encoding ferredoxin, with protein MQPSIKERIQNAWTPVGAELLGVIHQTISELDDLLKLDEYRQHGHEPAKLQEAMGPFAAASMNLDSLSHVLSQGRSARLLSPQRKQRIEKLLATLSAIRLDFEANPPMPVFVSMERPESEIEVAVDRHLRGIAALFQNLHIAQLEIRAKYQPDQHDGFFSDFRWHQLSPAEIERCPPFVVVAELDQDDAASIQKMVSLLGSRQPITILALRRSLKKVYPPAPDPINPTTATLELFPLFMRGVYAVQACIANHCFDDLLRQGITSSRPALVSLFWDDQVDDVELRDRSEKALLSRAFPTFTYDPDGGTDLASCLDLSTNPGLGHDWGTDLDLGRENETASAMQDRPYTFADFAFAESAFAGSFDELPAMASREATVPLLEYLSMTRPQRIGRIPYVNVVGSDGALIEQVPSADIVTQTSERMQLWRTLQELSGAHSPYVKRAVKETHTRVSSEHKTVQQNLRQELEQDADRREKAAVANAVRNLTAHLTGSHPGSIRLEELFGISEPVPEAEIDQESDTPPSPPKRVSPAAEPAKAVPPSGDGAWLETPLCTSCDECISVNDRIFAYNENKKAIIKNPKGGPYKDLVRAAEKCTAEIIHPGKPWDPSEKDVQKWVERAKRFQ; from the coding sequence ATGCAACCATCAATTAAAGAACGTATCCAAAACGCGTGGACGCCGGTCGGCGCTGAGTTGCTTGGTGTGATTCACCAGACCATCTCGGAATTGGATGATCTGCTCAAGTTGGACGAATATCGCCAGCACGGCCACGAACCCGCCAAGCTGCAAGAAGCGATGGGACCGTTTGCGGCAGCAAGTATGAATCTGGATTCGCTTTCGCATGTGCTCAGCCAAGGCCGAAGCGCTCGTTTACTCAGTCCGCAGCGTAAACAGCGAATCGAAAAGCTGCTCGCGACCCTCAGCGCCATTCGTCTGGACTTTGAGGCGAACCCGCCGATGCCCGTCTTTGTTTCGATGGAACGTCCGGAGAGCGAAATTGAAGTTGCTGTGGATCGACACCTGAGAGGCATCGCTGCGCTGTTCCAAAATTTGCACATCGCCCAGTTGGAAATCAGGGCCAAGTACCAACCAGATCAGCATGATGGCTTCTTTAGTGACTTCCGCTGGCATCAGCTCAGCCCGGCTGAGATCGAACGTTGCCCACCGTTTGTCGTGGTGGCCGAGTTGGACCAGGACGATGCAGCGTCGATCCAAAAAATGGTATCGCTGCTGGGCAGCCGCCAACCCATTACGATCCTGGCACTGCGTCGATCGTTGAAGAAGGTGTATCCGCCAGCCCCTGACCCGATCAATCCCACCACAGCCACACTCGAACTGTTTCCCCTGTTTATGCGAGGCGTTTACGCGGTGCAGGCCTGCATCGCAAACCACTGTTTTGATGACCTGCTCCGTCAAGGAATCACGTCTTCGCGGCCTGCGCTGGTGTCGTTGTTCTGGGATGACCAAGTGGACGACGTAGAGCTGAGGGATCGCTCCGAAAAAGCTCTCCTGTCCCGTGCGTTTCCGACCTTTACGTACGACCCTGATGGTGGAACGGACTTGGCATCCTGCTTGGATCTTTCAACCAACCCTGGCCTGGGACACGACTGGGGGACAGATTTGGATCTCGGTCGTGAGAACGAAACGGCTTCCGCAATGCAAGATCGTCCGTATACGTTTGCGGACTTTGCGTTTGCGGAATCGGCTTTCGCCGGATCTTTCGACGAGTTGCCTGCGATGGCTTCGAGAGAAGCGACCGTTCCGCTGCTGGAGTATCTCAGTATGACTCGGCCGCAACGCATCGGGCGGATTCCCTATGTCAACGTTGTCGGTAGCGATGGAGCGCTGATCGAGCAGGTGCCCTCGGCCGATATCGTCACCCAAACCTCGGAGCGGATGCAGCTCTGGCGAACCCTGCAAGAATTGTCGGGTGCTCACAGCCCCTATGTGAAACGAGCTGTGAAAGAAACGCACACGCGGGTCAGTTCCGAACACAAGACGGTCCAGCAGAACTTGCGGCAGGAATTGGAACAAGACGCGGACCGCCGTGAAAAGGCGGCCGTTGCGAATGCCGTTAGGAATTTGACGGCCCACTTAACTGGTAGTCATCCCGGCTCGATTCGATTGGAAGAGCTTTTTGGAATCTCAGAGCCCGTCCCCGAAGCGGAGATTGACCAAGAGTCCGATACGCCCCCATCGCCACCGAAACGCGTCTCGCCCGCCGCCGAACCGGCCAAAGCGGTGCCACCATCCGGGGATGGAGCGTGGTTGGAAACGCCTCTTTGCACCAGCTGCGACGAGTGCATCTCCGTCAATGACCGTATTTTTGCCTACAACGAGAACAAGAAGGCGATCATCAAGAACCCAAAGGGAGGTCCCTATAAAGACCTCGTGCGGGCCGCCGAAAAGTGTACCGCAGAAATCATCCATCCAGGAAAGCCCTGGGATCCGAGCGAGAAGGATGTCCAAAAGTGGGTCGAACGCGCAAAACGATTCCAGTAG
- a CDS encoding thiamine pyrophosphate-dependent enzyme, producing MKNIIHDSMNENCAVTSHTLADFESELPRWCKGCGDHGVLTGIQRALKKNNIDPENVVSVSGIGCSSRLPHYLRTYGFHGLHGRALPIATGVRLARPESHVLVVMGDGDCFSIGGNHWLHAIRYNINVVALVLDNNIYALTKKQASPTTPDGQLTNTTPRGTYLEPMNPLSVVMGMTNVSFLAQSATWLPNHLDATIEKAWSHHGLSFVRILQRCPVYMPQGFGDGGKNYPVVLLENEQGIPIDQTALLRGPAQPHDHTDIHAAQEVAHTSEPAPMGLIYQNERLPAYEDIRFSRTDKPRDRSDFLRRLDGTLDKFAV from the coding sequence ATGAAAAACATTATTCACGACAGCATGAATGAAAACTGCGCGGTCACGTCGCACACCTTAGCGGATTTTGAATCCGAGCTACCTCGTTGGTGCAAGGGTTGTGGCGATCACGGTGTTTTGACGGGTATTCAGCGGGCGTTGAAGAAGAACAATATCGACCCGGAGAATGTGGTATCGGTATCCGGGATCGGTTGCTCGAGTCGTTTGCCGCACTACTTGCGAACCTATGGGTTTCATGGCCTTCATGGCCGTGCGTTGCCGATTGCAACCGGAGTCCGGTTGGCTCGTCCGGAATCCCACGTGTTGGTTGTGATGGGCGACGGCGATTGCTTCAGCATCGGTGGAAACCACTGGTTACATGCCATTCGTTACAACATCAATGTCGTTGCCTTGGTGCTCGACAATAACATTTACGCGCTGACGAAAAAACAAGCTTCTCCCACAACGCCTGATGGTCAACTGACCAATACGACGCCGCGCGGAACGTATCTGGAGCCCATGAATCCGCTCAGCGTTGTGATGGGGATGACCAATGTGTCGTTCCTCGCGCAGAGTGCGACGTGGTTACCAAATCACCTTGACGCGACCATCGAGAAGGCTTGGAGTCATCACGGGTTGTCCTTTGTGCGAATTCTGCAGCGCTGTCCGGTTTACATGCCTCAGGGGTTTGGCGATGGCGGAAAGAACTATCCCGTAGTCCTTCTCGAGAACGAACAGGGGATCCCGATTGATCAAACCGCCCTGCTTCGAGGCCCGGCTCAGCCGCATGACCATACCGATATTCACGCCGCCCAGGAAGTTGCTCATACGTCGGAGCCGGCGCCGATGGGCCTGATTTACCAGAACGAGCGGTTACCCGCGTATGAAGATATCCGCTTCAGCCGCACGGATAAGCCCCGAGACCGAAGCGACTTCTTGCGACGTCTCGATGGGACGCTGGATAAGTTCGCTGTTTAA
- a CDS encoding 2-oxoacid:acceptor oxidoreductase subunit alpha, whose translation MREITIKELPEHIVEIVSDAGEGAQKAAVSFAQVCAKAGNGLWTVEIIPSEIQPPPHTTGSASGNRIRLSRKNRVTNVGNKANVVLAFNEMALLSRIEASSLADDVVVIIDSMWASHPNHRYQESYKEVTDRVRSTGGTVLEVPMEEETLKVVEDARRGKNMFAVGLLTFLYSKDPQLMQQVIRNTFAKKSEAVINTAVGLAEKGYDYAKTHFEFQYSIEATPSDQPKVAMNGNTALALGAIAAGFELCSMYPITPATSASHALADFFESFGGFVHQAEDEIAAIGVAVGASYTGKTALTITSGPGMALKTEFQGLAVMTETPLVIVNVQRGGPSTGLPTKIEQGDLLHSLFGAPGDAPKVIIAPSSIEECYYILSTARKIADEFRMLVIVLSDANLATGQQVFPRPDVDRTPVPPILDLSPVPDQTLPYDWDETTGLSKRLIPGQPGGMGITTSLNHDRNGKACYDAERNQRAHTMRSRKLATLQKTLQPPPLYGAEEGDLLLVGWGSTRGAIEEAVDMARAEGYAVASTNIQFLSPLPPGLKELFSRYRKVMTVELNYSDDPKDPLINEDSRRYGQLCFVLRARTLLDIDCYARVPGQPFMPIEIYDAIVAEFNNRPTAVPTSEASAKNHSPEAFRP comes from the coding sequence ATGCGAGAAATTACCATTAAAGAACTCCCTGAACATATCGTTGAAATTGTCAGTGATGCCGGAGAGGGCGCACAGAAGGCAGCGGTCAGTTTTGCACAGGTTTGTGCAAAGGCCGGTAACGGTTTGTGGACGGTTGAGATCATCCCCTCGGAAATTCAGCCGCCCCCGCACACGACGGGCAGTGCGAGTGGCAACCGGATTCGGCTTTCCCGAAAGAACCGGGTTACCAACGTTGGTAATAAGGCGAACGTGGTATTGGCCTTTAACGAGATGGCCCTTCTGTCCCGCATCGAAGCGAGCAGCCTTGCGGATGATGTGGTGGTGATCATTGACAGCATGTGGGCCAGCCACCCGAATCACCGCTACCAGGAATCCTACAAGGAAGTGACGGATCGGGTTCGCAGTACGGGGGGCACCGTTCTCGAAGTCCCCATGGAAGAAGAAACGTTGAAGGTGGTAGAGGACGCGCGCCGTGGCAAGAATATGTTCGCGGTGGGTTTGCTGACGTTCCTGTACAGTAAAGATCCCCAGTTGATGCAGCAGGTGATTCGGAACACGTTTGCAAAAAAGTCGGAAGCCGTCATCAATACAGCCGTCGGGCTCGCGGAAAAAGGTTACGACTACGCGAAGACTCATTTCGAATTTCAGTACTCGATTGAGGCGACTCCTTCGGATCAACCCAAGGTGGCAATGAATGGCAATACTGCTTTAGCACTCGGCGCGATTGCCGCGGGGTTCGAACTTTGTTCGATGTACCCGATCACACCGGCGACGTCAGCATCACATGCCCTTGCTGATTTCTTTGAGAGTTTTGGTGGTTTTGTGCACCAGGCAGAAGACGAAATCGCCGCGATTGGTGTGGCCGTTGGAGCTTCTTACACTGGCAAGACGGCGCTGACGATTACGTCGGGGCCGGGTATGGCGTTGAAGACCGAGTTCCAGGGGTTGGCGGTCATGACCGAAACGCCGCTGGTGATCGTGAATGTCCAGCGTGGTGGTCCAAGCACGGGTTTGCCAACGAAGATCGAACAGGGCGACCTGCTCCATTCACTGTTCGGGGCACCGGGCGATGCCCCCAAGGTCATCATTGCTCCCAGTAGTATCGAGGAATGTTACTACATCCTGAGTACTGCGAGGAAGATCGCCGACGAGTTCCGGATGTTGGTGATTGTGCTGTCGGATGCCAACTTAGCCACCGGCCAACAGGTCTTTCCACGCCCTGATGTGGACCGTACGCCCGTCCCCCCGATTCTTGACCTCAGCCCGGTTCCCGATCAAACGCTTCCCTACGACTGGGATGAAACCACCGGTTTATCGAAACGATTGATCCCAGGTCAGCCCGGAGGCATGGGGATCACGACATCGTTGAATCATGATCGAAACGGCAAAGCTTGTTACGATGCCGAACGGAACCAACGCGCTCATACGATGCGAAGCCGCAAGTTAGCGACTTTGCAGAAGACCCTTCAGCCGCCACCTCTGTATGGTGCCGAAGAAGGCGATTTGCTGCTCGTCGGCTGGGGCAGCACGCGAGGAGCGATCGAAGAAGCGGTTGATATGGCGAGGGCCGAGGGCTACGCCGTTGCTTCCACCAACATTCAGTTTCTCAGCCCCCTGCCACCTGGTTTGAAAGAGCTTTTCTCGCGGTACAGAAAGGTGATGACGGTCGAGCTGAATTACAGTGACGACCCGAAGGACCCGCTGATCAATGAAGATAGCCGCCGCTACGGCCAACTCTGTTTTGTGCTCCGAGCCCGCACGTTGTTGGATATCGATTGTTATGCTCGTGTCCCAGGACAACCGTTCATGCCGATCGAAATCTACGATGCCATTGTTGCTGAGTTCAACAACCGACCTACCGCTGTGCCGACGTCCGAAGCCAGTGCAAAAAACCACTCACCGGAGGCGTTTAGGCCATGA